One genomic region from Mytilus trossulus isolate FHL-02 chromosome 9, PNRI_Mtr1.1.1.hap1, whole genome shotgun sequence encodes:
- the LOC134685255 gene encoding uncharacterized protein LOC134685255 isoform X3, with amino-acid sequence MNNKNIFCLPRSSLTTIPIPRKDKRAFLTKSGLAVKVQISHTMTSEQIKKIVQDKFGSFFDQPFQYTFLSTTGTTKSKRLHRAKDIYPNFMANGKDLNGIATRDNIYIMSLCELKVGACSFIF; translated from the exons atgaataataagaatatcTTCTGCCTACCACGTTCATCTCTCACAACAATACCTATCCCTCGGAAAGATAAAAGAGCGTTTCTTACCAAGTCTGGGTTAGCGGTTAAAGTACAAATTAGTCACACAATGACATCAGAACAGATAAAGAAGATAGTTCAAGACAAATTCGGTAGCTTCTTCGATCAGCCTTTCCAGTACACATTTCTAAG CACAACAGGAACAACTAAGAGTAAGCGTCTTCATCGTGCAAAAGACATCTACCCCAACTTTATGGCAAATGGGAAAGACCTAAATGGAATAGCCACACGggacaacatatatattatgtcattgTGTGAGCTGAAG
- the LOC134685255 gene encoding uncharacterized protein LOC134685255 isoform X2 has translation MNNKNIFCLPRSSLTTIPIPRKDKRAFLTKSGLAVKVQISHTMTSEQIKKIVQDKFGSFFDQPFQYTFLSTTGTTKSKRLHRAKDIYPNFMANGKDLNGIATRDNIYIMSLCELKGGAISVLFGGLKE, from the exons atgaataataagaatatcTTCTGCCTACCACGTTCATCTCTCACAACAATACCTATCCCTCGGAAAGATAAAAGAGCGTTTCTTACCAAGTCTGGGTTAGCGGTTAAAGTACAAATTAGTCACACAATGACATCAGAACAGATAAAGAAGATAGTTCAAGACAAATTCGGTAGCTTCTTCGATCAGCCTTTCCAGTACACATTTCTAAG CACAACAGGAACAACTAAGAGTAAGCGTCTTCATCGTGCAAAAGACATCTACCCCAACTTTATGGCAAATGGGAAAGACCTAAATGGAATAGCCACACGggacaacatatatattatgtcattgTGTGAGCTGAAG GGAGGAGCAATTTCAGTTCTATTTGGAGGGCTTAAAGAATGA